The proteins below are encoded in one region of Limnochorda pilosa:
- the argC gene encoding N-acetyl-gamma-glutamyl-phosphate reductase → MEVGVLGASGYAGSELVRLLLDHPAVTAVRCFSSSHAGEPVGRSLPGLAGFDGRFEPWQEAALEGLDVVFTSLPAGEAVPILSAARAAGVAAVDVGSDLRLAAVDYPTWYGYDHPEPTLLQDAVYGLPELWEEAVRRARLVANPGCYPTAVLLALAPLAREGLLPASVQVSATSGHSGAGRTPRAASHLPAAVENVQPYAFPGHRHVPEMERYLARLAGRPVQVSFLPQLVPASRGILAAAFIPAPPGWTQAGVTDAYRSFYQARPFVRVLDDELPQTAWVRGSNRCDVAARLDPRTGTIACLAALDNLVKGAAGQAIQNMNLMVGLEEAAGLPRFAPAA, encoded by the coding sequence GTGGAGGTCGGGGTACTGGGTGCCAGCGGGTATGCGGGGAGCGAGCTGGTCCGGTTGCTGCTGGACCACCCGGCGGTGACGGCGGTGCGCTGCTTCTCCAGCTCCCACGCAGGCGAGCCCGTGGGCCGGAGCCTGCCGGGGCTGGCCGGGTTCGACGGCCGCTTCGAGCCCTGGCAGGAGGCCGCTCTCGAGGGCCTGGACGTGGTCTTCACCTCGCTGCCCGCCGGCGAGGCGGTCCCGATCCTGTCCGCCGCCCGGGCCGCGGGCGTGGCGGCGGTCGACGTGGGCTCCGACCTGCGCCTGGCCGCCGTCGACTACCCGACCTGGTACGGCTACGATCACCCCGAGCCGACGTTGCTCCAGGACGCGGTCTACGGCCTTCCGGAGCTCTGGGAGGAGGCGGTACGGCGGGCGCGTCTGGTGGCCAACCCGGGGTGCTACCCCACGGCGGTACTGCTGGCCCTGGCCCCCCTGGCCCGGGAGGGACTGCTTCCGGCCTCGGTTCAGGTGAGCGCCACCTCCGGGCACTCGGGAGCCGGCCGCACGCCGAGAGCGGCCAGCCACCTGCCGGCGGCGGTGGAGAACGTGCAGCCCTACGCCTTCCCGGGCCACCGGCACGTGCCCGAGATGGAGCGGTACCTGGCCCGGCTGGCGGGCCGGCCCGTCCAGGTCTCCTTCCTGCCCCAGCTCGTTCCGGCCAGCCGGGGGATCCTGGCCGCGGCCTTCATCCCCGCACCCCCCGGCTGGACCCAGGCCGGCGTGACCGACGCCTACCGCTCCTTCTACCAGGCGCGCCCCTTCGTTCGGGTGCTGGACGACGAGCTCCCCCAGACCGCGTGGGTGCGGGGGAGCAACCGCTGCGACGTGGCCGCCCGCCTCGACCCCCGCACCGGGACCATCGCCTGCCTGGCCGCCCTCGACAACCTGGTGAAGGGCGCCGCCGGCCAGGCGATCCAGAACATGAACCTGATGGTGGGGCTCGAAGAGGCCGCCGGGCTGCCCCGGTTCGCGCCCGCGGCGTAG